From the Drosophila sechellia strain sech25 chromosome X, ASM438219v1, whole genome shotgun sequence genome, the window ATTTGTAATAATggataatataattttaaagattCACTGTACTTCTGAAGCTTATAAGTAGAAAATTGTAGGCCTTTAAAGTCCATGAAAAGCTCAGGCCTTACGTAATGCAATAACCAAGTGTAAATAAATCTCAGCTACGTGAGCTGTCGTAGCCCAAAACTCCACGTAGGACCAGATTTCCGACTATTTATATAGGGCGAGCTCCCTGAATAGAGCTCAGTTTCCTATTCAACGATGTCAGGCCAAAAGTTATTGTTCATTGCTCTGCTCAGCCATAagttatttcatattttcccATAAGcttaaaaagaaaacttaaaCCAACATTTTGAAACAGTGATAATGACAGTGGCCTAGACTTTGCCCACTCAGTCATTGAGTGTGACGAACACATCGTCGGCGAGAAAGCAACTCATCAAGGAATTTGTGGCTAAGGTTCAAGAATTAATAAAGATCTTAATGCAAGATTTGTTGAAACTTCCGGTCCTGAGATAGGATTATCACTTGCAAATAAAAGTgtattattttgtaaatttcaagTGAAGTGTGCGTCTTTAACAAACAAAAGTCGCCGGAGCATTATCTCAACAGCTTGTATTTTCTCGAGTCACCACATGCTTGTGGCGACTGTACCGCCATGGCCCAAAAGCCATCGGGAAAATGCCTAAAATTATGCCACAACCCGAGCGAGCCAGAAGCTCACACATCTTGTGTTCTTGCACAAGAAAATGTGTTAAGAAAATCTTAACGAAATTTCTCACGTTTGCCATAATTACGAGAAAAATACGTGACATGTGTCTTGACTGCGAAATTTACCAGGGATTGGGTTCTGTGGCCAGTAACTACGGTTAAAGTAATGCATATGCAGCAAGGTCGACGCGTCGCAGAAAGGGGGAACAAAACGGGTGCCGAGTTGTAAATGGCAATAATACCAATAAAAATCTGTGTACAGAACCCCCACCATTCCCCCTATCGGTGTAATTCATAAAAATCTCTTGAACAAATGTTTGTGACTCTTGGTCGTGACTCGCCGCCGCCTTCTGGagtcaaaaaaaaacattaatgccgtacgcacacacacagaatgTTGCCTTTTGGCAGGGCCTTCGATTCCATTTCGATGGCTTTGAATAATTCAGGCAAATGTGGTGTGTTCCTTCCTTGGGAGTCGTCTTAAAGTTCCCTGAAGTTTGTCCTCCTCGACGCGCTGGCGAGGGAGGAGTGAAGAGGGGATTCTCTCAGAGGACGTTGTGTGATTGAATTGCGGCCTGATTGACAACTGACAGTTGAAATTGATTTGGCTGCAAAGTCGAGCGGTGCCGGTGGTTGAAACAAACCATCCGGATCCGGCACAGCCAAGATGGATACATGAAGCTGGCGAAGCTGGCGTAGCTGGAACAACGAAGTGCGAGTTGGGGTGGCGCTGCAAGGAGCCGCACTTATTAATCCCCCGAGTGCAGGCGTGCATAAGTATCGGGCAAATGGATTAGAAACTTTTATGTGCACCGCGGTGAAATTGAGGGCCTGCACCGCGAAAAAGGCTAGGGAATCCGCAGAGGTGCTTGCACTCAATAGCAGGTGGCAATCAGTCACAATTTGTGAAGCTTTGCACAACTACTTCTTAAAATGACAAATGTAAATGCTTTAGGAACTTAATAATTGCTATAATGAGCAAATAATAGCACATATATAGATTCAGTTGAAATGCACGTTGGGTATTAACCCTTTTTTTTCTGGGTGTAGGTGATGCGATTGTTGGCTAACTTCTCGGACCAAAGGATTCCGCACCCTCGAATCTGATGCTATTTAATTAAGTTGAACGGACGAAAGGGCTGGGGTGGTGAGTGCTAGCATATGTACGGATAGAATGGggtgcaccaccaccaccacccactgtcCTTCAACAACCCCGACCTATACACACATCCCACCCACTGGCAGCCTTCCACTTTGCCACATTTGTGTGACAGTTAATGAACTCCCGTCACTCTTTCGCTTTTGTTTTCGCTAATCAAAGACACAAGCGGCATGTGAGCGGCATACGCAATGAGACGATGGAGTGCAGTCAATTAATTGATGGATGATGTGCATAATGAAAAGCGAATGGGGAATTGTCAAAGGATCCTTTGGACGTACAGGCAAGTCCCCCTCTTTGGGCATTCCACAACTTCAGGGCTGCAACAAAACTTAAACATCAGAGTTCTTTTTCCACATTCTTTCATCAAGCCTATACAAAACTTCACTAGCGTACATGTatgggtttttttttacctGCCCACTATTCAATGGCAGAAGCTCATCAAGGAACACCGCCCATCGAATGCCGGTCCATTCAGGTCGATGGTTGCACATCCGGGTGTATTGATTGCTTTGACAAATCTGAGGCTCGTGTAATTTCATTACAAAACCCCCGAATCGGCTTCAGCATGGGATTACCACAAAAGCATTTTTCGAGTCGAGTCGAAGTCTATATATTCCCCAAAGTAAGGAGAGAGATGGGCCAATGTCTGGTCTGTTTTGGTCTGGTCTGGCGTGGTCTGGTCGGGTTTTCCAGATGCTTTTCCTCGCCGCCCTCGTTGTgtatgaaattaaatt encodes:
- the LOC116802045 gene encoding LOW QUALITY PROTEIN: uncharacterized protein LOC116802045 (The sequence of the model RefSeq protein was modified relative to this genomic sequence to represent the inferred CDS: substituted 1 base at 1 genomic stop codon), with product MDNIILKIHLIMTVAXTLPTQSLSVTNTSSARKQLIKEFVAKVQELIKILMQDLLKLPVLR